From a region of the Deinococcus metallilatus genome:
- the xdhB gene encoding xanthine dehydrogenase molybdopterin binding subunit, whose translation MTSLFERPPVGAVGEPLPHESAELHVTGHALYTDDLGVRLQNVLHAWPLQAPHAHALVTRLHIAPALQVPGVVRVLTAEDVPGENDAGVKHDEPLFPTEVMYYGHAVCWVLAESIEAARLGADAIEVEYEPLPAIVTVQEAIAAESFQGHQSTLRRGDIALGFEQAAHVFEGEFEFGGQEHFYLETNASLAHVDEYGQVFVQSSTQHPTETQEIVAHVLGLSSNEVTVQCLRMGGGFGGKEMQPHGYAAIAALGATLTGRPVRLRLNRTQDITLTGKRHPFHSRWKVGFDADGRLLALQATLTSDGGWCLDLSEPVLARALCHIDNAYFIPHVEVHGRIGKTNKTSQTAFRGFGGPQGMLVIEDILGRCAPLLGSEAHELRRRNFYQPGESTPYGQPVRHAERLEDVWSTLLRTSDFEARQAEVRAFNAAHPHVKRGLAITPVKFGISFNFTSYNQAGALVHVYKDGSVLINHGGTEMGQGLHTKMLQVAATALGVPLSWVRLAPTRTDKVPNTSATAASSGADLNGGAIKDACEQIKARLAAVAAGSLSTLSVKVGALGVNPDDVRFENGRVFPVGHPELGMDFRQVVHDAYHLRTQLWAAGYYRTPGLHWDRNTMQGEPFKYFAYGASVSEVEVDGFTGAYRLRRVDILHDVGDSLSPLVDLGQVEGGFVQGAGWLTLEELRWDTSSGPNRGRLATQAASTYKLPSFSEMPEVFNVALLERAAESGVVYGSKAVGEPPLMLAFSVREALRQAASAFGPQGRETFLPSPATSEAVFWALDVARQAAARPEVAAD comes from the coding sequence ATGACCAGCCTGTTTGAGCGTCCCCCGGTCGGCGCGGTGGGCGAACCCCTGCCGCACGAGAGCGCCGAACTGCACGTGACGGGGCACGCCCTGTACACCGACGACCTCGGCGTGCGTCTCCAGAACGTGCTGCACGCCTGGCCGCTCCAGGCCCCGCACGCGCACGCCCTGGTGACCCGCCTGCACATCGCCCCCGCCTTGCAGGTGCCCGGCGTGGTCCGCGTCCTGACCGCCGAGGACGTGCCCGGCGAGAATGACGCGGGCGTGAAGCACGACGAGCCGCTTTTCCCGACCGAAGTCATGTACTACGGCCACGCGGTCTGCTGGGTGCTGGCCGAGAGCATCGAGGCGGCGCGGCTGGGGGCCGATGCCATCGAGGTCGAGTACGAGCCGCTGCCCGCCATCGTGACGGTGCAGGAGGCCATCGCCGCCGAGTCGTTCCAGGGCCACCAGTCCACCCTGCGCCGTGGTGACATCGCCCTGGGCTTCGAGCAGGCCGCCCACGTCTTCGAGGGTGAGTTCGAGTTCGGCGGCCAGGAGCACTTCTATCTGGAGACGAACGCCTCGCTCGCCCATGTGGACGAGTACGGGCAGGTCTTCGTGCAGAGTTCTACACAGCACCCCACCGAGACGCAGGAGATCGTGGCGCACGTGCTGGGCTTATCGAGCAACGAGGTGACCGTCCAGTGCCTGCGGATGGGCGGCGGCTTCGGCGGCAAGGAGATGCAGCCGCACGGCTACGCCGCCATCGCCGCCCTGGGGGCCACGCTGACGGGCCGCCCCGTCCGCCTCCGCCTCAACCGCACCCAGGACATCACCCTCACCGGCAAGCGCCATCCCTTCCACTCCCGCTGGAAGGTGGGTTTCGATGCCGACGGCAGGCTGCTGGCCCTCCAGGCGACCCTCACCTCGGACGGCGGATGGTGCCTGGACCTGTCCGAGCCGGTGCTGGCCCGCGCGCTGTGCCACATCGACAACGCCTACTTCATCCCGCACGTGGAGGTTCATGGGCGGATCGGCAAGACGAACAAGACCTCGCAGACCGCCTTCCGCGGCTTCGGCGGGCCGCAGGGCATGCTGGTGATCGAGGACATCCTGGGCCGCTGCGCGCCGCTGCTGGGCAGCGAAGCGCACGAGCTGCGCCGCCGCAACTTCTACCAGCCCGGCGAGAGCACTCCCTACGGTCAGCCGGTGCGCCACGCCGAGCGCCTGGAAGATGTCTGGTCCACGCTGCTGCGGACTTCCGACTTCGAGGCGCGGCAGGCGGAGGTGCGGGCCTTCAACGCCGCCCACCCGCACGTCAAGCGCGGCCTCGCCATCACCCCGGTCAAGTTCGGCATCTCCTTCAATTTCACGTCCTACAACCAGGCGGGCGCCCTCGTCCATGTGTACAAGGATGGCTCGGTGCTGATCAACCACGGCGGCACCGAGATGGGCCAGGGCCTCCACACCAAGATGCTCCAGGTCGCCGCGACCGCGCTGGGCGTGCCCCTGAGCTGGGTGCGCCTCGCGCCCACGCGGACGGACAAGGTGCCCAACACTTCCGCGACGGCGGCCTCCAGCGGCGCGGACCTCAACGGCGGCGCGATCAAGGATGCGTGCGAGCAGATCAAGGCGCGGCTGGCGGCGGTGGCGGCGGGGTCGCTGAGTACCCTGTCGGTCAAGGTGGGGGCGCTGGGCGTCAACCCCGACGACGTGCGCTTCGAGAATGGCCGCGTCTTCCCGGTCGGCCACCCCGAACTGGGGATGGACTTCCGCCAGGTCGTCCACGACGCCTACCACCTGCGGACGCAGCTGTGGGCGGCGGGCTACTACCGCACGCCGGGCCTGCACTGGGACCGCAACACGATGCAGGGCGAGCCGTTCAAGTATTTCGCTTACGGCGCTTCCGTCAGCGAGGTGGAGGTGGACGGCTTCACCGGGGCCTACCGCCTGCGCCGGGTGGACATCCTGCATGACGTGGGCGACAGCCTCTCGCCGCTCGTGGACCTGGGGCAGGTGGAGGGCGGCTTCGTGCAGGGCGCGGGCTGGCTGACGCTGGAAGAGCTGCGCTGGGACACCTCCTCCGGCCCCAACCGTGGCCGCCTCGCCACCCAGGCCGCCAGCACCTACAAGCTGCCGAGCTTCTCGGAAATGCCCGAGGTGTTCAACGTGGCCCTGCTGGAACGCGCGGCCGAGAGCGGCGTCGTGTACGGCAGCAAGGCCGTGGGTGAACCCCCGCTGATGCTGGCCTTCAGCGTCCGCGAGGCGCTGCGTCAGGCGGCGTCGGCCTTCGGGCCACAGGGGCGCGAAACCTTCCTCCCCAGCCCGGCCACCTCCGAAGCGGTGTTCTGGGCGCTGGACGTGGCGCGGCAGGCGGCGGCGCGCCCGGAAGTGGCGGCGGACTGA
- the glpK gene encoding glycerol kinase GlpK, translating into MTQYILALDQGTTSSRAIVFDQGGNIKALAQKEFKQYFPRPGWVEHDANEIWSTQSGVAQEAITQAGLRASDIAAIGITNQRETVVVWDRKTGQPIHHAIVWQDRRTAAFCDALRTQGLEATFQQKTGLIIDAYFSGTKVRWILDNVEGARERAERGELAFGTIDSWLVYKLTGGALHITDASNASRTLLYNINTGEWDDELLRLLDVPRSLLPDIRDSSEVYGETAEGLFGSRVKIAGMAGDQQAATFGQACLSPGMAKNTYGTGCFMLMNTGSEVVPSGNKLLTTVAWQLHGQRTYALEGSVFVAGAVVQWLRDGLGIIRSSSEVEGLATSVDSSEGVFLVPAFVGLGAPYWDSYARGTLVGLTRGTTRAHIARAALESIAFQSAELLMAMRQDSGEPLKELRVDGGASNNNLMMQFQADILGVPVVRPKITETTALGAAYLAGLAVGYWAGPEEITRQWQVDRTFEPQMAAGERERLMARWRQAVERSRAWEAAEVAGV; encoded by the coding sequence ATGACCCAGTACATCCTCGCCCTCGACCAGGGCACCACCAGCAGCCGCGCCATCGTGTTCGATCAGGGCGGCAACATCAAGGCCCTCGCGCAAAAGGAGTTCAAGCAGTACTTCCCCCGGCCCGGCTGGGTGGAACACGACGCGAACGAAATCTGGAGCACCCAGAGCGGCGTGGCGCAGGAGGCCATCACGCAGGCCGGGCTGCGGGCGAGTGACATCGCCGCCATCGGGATCACCAACCAGCGCGAGACGGTGGTGGTGTGGGACCGGAAGACGGGGCAGCCGATCCACCACGCCATCGTCTGGCAGGACCGCCGCACCGCCGCCTTCTGCGACGCTCTGCGGACCCAGGGCCTCGAAGCGACCTTTCAGCAGAAGACCGGGCTGATCATCGACGCCTACTTCAGCGGGACCAAGGTGCGCTGGATTCTCGACAACGTGGAGGGGGCGCGCGAACGGGCCGAACGCGGCGAACTGGCCTTCGGCACGATTGATTCCTGGCTGGTCTACAAGCTCACCGGCGGGGCGCTGCACATCACCGATGCGTCCAACGCCAGCCGCACGCTGCTGTACAACATCAACACCGGCGAATGGGACGACGAGCTGCTGCGCCTGCTGGACGTACCGCGCTCACTGCTGCCGGACATCCGCGACAGCAGCGAGGTGTACGGCGAGACGGCCGAGGGCCTGTTCGGCAGCCGCGTGAAGATCGCGGGCATGGCCGGGGACCAGCAGGCGGCCACCTTCGGGCAGGCCTGCCTCTCCCCCGGCATGGCGAAAAACACCTACGGCACCGGCTGCTTCATGCTGATGAATACCGGCAGCGAGGTGGTGCCCAGCGGGAACAAGCTGCTGACCACCGTGGCGTGGCAACTGCACGGCCAGCGCACCTACGCGCTGGAAGGCAGCGTGTTTGTGGCGGGCGCGGTGGTGCAGTGGCTGCGTGACGGCCTGGGCATCATCCGCTCCAGCAGTGAGGTGGAAGGGCTGGCGACCAGCGTGGACTCCTCGGAAGGGGTGTTTCTGGTGCCCGCCTTCGTGGGCCTGGGGGCGCCCTACTGGGACAGCTACGCCCGCGGCACGCTGGTCGGCCTGACCCGCGGCACCACCCGGGCCCACATCGCCCGCGCGGCGCTGGAATCCATCGCGTTCCAGTCGGCCGAACTGCTGATGGCCATGCGGCAGGACAGCGGCGAGCCCCTCAAGGAACTCCGGGTGGACGGCGGCGCCAGCAACAACAACCTGATGATGCAGTTCCAGGCCGACATCCTGGGCGTGCCGGTCGTGCGCCCCAAGATCACCGAGACGACCGCGCTGGGGGCGGCCTACCTGGCCGGGCTGGCGGTGGGGTACTGGGCCGGGCCGGAGGAGATCACCCGGCAGTGGCAGGTGGACCGCACCTTCGAGCCGCAGATGGCCGCAGGGGAACGCGAGCGCCTGATGGCCCGCTGGCGCCAGGCCGTGGAACGCAGCCGCGCCTGGGAAGCAGCCGAAGTCGCCGGAGTTTAG
- a CDS encoding NCS2 family permease gives MSDVSQSRAVPTSGLDRYFGLSAHGSTVPREIRAGITTFLTMSYILFVNPQVLSTAIHVPNAFVQLLMTTAIAAAFGCLVMGLIARYPFAQAPGMGLNAFFAFTVVQGMKIPWQTALGAVFISGVLFVLLSVLGARQAIVQAIPNSLKFAITGGIGAFLAFLGLKNAGIVVANPATLVGLGSLTAAPVWLALLGLIITAVLMTRRVTGAILWGILATTVIGILTHAAVYAGGANGALRPFPGFDGSFLGIFGTPVWPSELVGQLDIGGALGLGLLSVVFTFFFVDFFDATGTLTGLSQRAGFLDENGNMPRARRLFAMDGLAAMFGSFMGTSTTTAYVESASGIGEGGRTGLTAVTVGVLFLLSMFLWPLAAAIPGAATAPALILVGALMMEGVRHVDWDDISEGLPAFLTIIAMPLTFSIANGVSLGVISYCAIKLLSGRWRQVSPILYGVAALLLIRYIWLMGG, from the coding sequence ATGTCTGACGTTTCCCAGTCCCGTGCTGTCCCCACCTCCGGCCTCGACCGCTACTTTGGCCTGAGCGCCCACGGTTCGACTGTTCCGCGCGAGATTCGAGCGGGCATCACGACCTTCCTCACGATGAGTTACATCCTCTTCGTGAACCCGCAGGTGCTTTCGACGGCCATTCACGTGCCGAACGCCTTCGTGCAACTGCTGATGACCACGGCCATCGCGGCGGCCTTCGGTTGCCTGGTGATGGGCCTGATCGCGCGTTATCCCTTTGCCCAGGCGCCCGGCATGGGCCTGAACGCCTTTTTCGCCTTTACGGTCGTGCAGGGGATGAAGATCCCGTGGCAGACGGCGCTGGGCGCGGTCTTTATCAGCGGCGTCCTGTTCGTGTTGCTGAGCGTCCTGGGCGCCCGGCAGGCCATCGTGCAGGCCATTCCCAACTCGCTGAAGTTCGCCATCACGGGCGGGATCGGGGCTTTCCTGGCCTTCCTGGGCCTGAAGAACGCCGGGATCGTGGTCGCCAATCCCGCGACGCTGGTGGGCCTCGGCTCGCTGACCGCCGCGCCGGTGTGGCTGGCGCTGCTGGGCCTGATCATCACCGCCGTGCTGATGACCCGCCGGGTGACGGGGGCCATTCTGTGGGGCATTCTGGCGACCACCGTGATCGGCATCCTCACCCACGCCGCCGTGTATGCGGGCGGGGCGAACGGAGCCCTGCGGCCCTTCCCCGGCTTTGACGGCAGCTTCCTGGGCATCTTCGGCACACCCGTCTGGCCGAGCGAGCTGGTCGGTCAGCTCGACATCGGCGGGGCGCTGGGCCTGGGCCTGCTGAGCGTGGTCTTCACCTTCTTCTTCGTGGACTTCTTCGACGCGACCGGCACCCTGACCGGCCTCTCGCAGCGCGCCGGGTTCCTCGACGAGAACGGCAACATGCCGCGCGCCCGCCGCCTCTTCGCGATGGACGGCCTGGCCGCGATGTTCGGCTCGTTCATGGGCACCTCGACCACCACCGCCTACGTGGAGTCGGCCTCGGGGATCGGTGAGGGTGGCCGCACCGGCCTGACCGCCGTCACGGTCGGCGTGCTGTTCCTGCTGAGCATGTTCCTGTGGCCGCTGGCCGCCGCGATTCCCGGCGCCGCCACCGCCCCGGCCCTGATCCTGGTGGGCGCGCTGATGATGGAAGGCGTGCGGCACGTGGACTGGGACGACATCAGCGAGGGCCTGCCCGCCTTCCTGACCATCATCGCCATGCCGCTGACCTTTTCCATCGCCAACGGCGTCAGCCTGGGCGTCATCAGCTACTGCGCCATCAAGCTGCTGAGCGGGCGGTGGCGGCAGGTCAGCCCGATCCTGTACGGCGTGGCGGCCCTGCTGCTGATCCGCTACATCTGGCTGATGGGCGGGTAA
- a CDS encoding glycerol-3-phosphate dehydrogenase/oxidase, protein MPQDPRSAILAAATAPGIWDVLVIGGGASGLGTAVEAATRGHRTLLLEAQDYAKGTSSRSTKLVHGGVRYLAQGNVGLVREALHERGLLRKNAPHLVRDLGFVVPAYNWWAGPFYGIGLKLYDILAGKLNLGSSKYLGKEAALERAPTLQPEGLMGGILYYDGQFDDARLAVTLLRTLEDHGGVALNYAPVTGLLKEDGKVVGVRFRDLETGREYEVRARAIVNATGVWVDDIRRMENADAKPMLSPSQGTHIVVDRRFLPGDSAIMIPRTDDGRVLFAVPWHDHVVIGTTDTPVSGTSFEPRPLEEEIDFILNTAGRYMNPAPTRADVLSTYAGLRPLVKPADNADTKEISRDHVIRVSEGGLITLTGGKWTTYRRMGEDTVNRAERVAGLPERLTVTPGLHLHGWSEEPRPDPLRVYGSDAERVEALPGADRQLHPELPYTEAELRWGVRHESARTVEDLLARRTRALLLNARASSEAAPRAAAILAEELGQDAAWAEAQAQAYQNLAQGYQL, encoded by the coding sequence ATGCCTCAAGATCCCCGCTCCGCCATCCTCGCCGCCGCCACTGCCCCCGGAATCTGGGACGTTCTCGTGATCGGAGGGGGGGCGTCGGGCCTGGGCACCGCCGTGGAGGCCGCCACGCGCGGGCACCGCACGCTGCTGCTCGAAGCGCAGGACTACGCCAAGGGCACCAGCAGCCGCAGCACCAAGCTCGTCCACGGCGGTGTCCGCTATCTCGCCCAGGGCAACGTCGGCCTGGTGCGCGAGGCGCTGCACGAGCGCGGCCTGCTGCGGAAGAATGCGCCGCACCTGGTGCGTGACCTGGGCTTCGTGGTGCCCGCCTACAACTGGTGGGCCGGACCCTTCTACGGCATCGGCCTGAAGCTGTACGACATCCTGGCGGGCAAGCTGAATCTGGGCAGCAGCAAGTATCTGGGCAAGGAAGCGGCCCTGGAACGCGCCCCCACCCTCCAGCCGGAAGGGCTGATGGGCGGCATCCTCTACTACGACGGGCAGTTCGACGACGCCCGCCTCGCCGTCACGCTGCTGCGGACACTGGAGGACCACGGCGGGGTGGCCCTGAACTACGCGCCGGTGACCGGACTGCTGAAGGAGGACGGCAAGGTGGTGGGCGTCCGCTTCCGCGACCTGGAGACGGGCCGCGAGTACGAGGTCCGGGCGCGGGCCATCGTGAACGCCACCGGCGTGTGGGTGGACGACATCCGCCGGATGGAGAACGCGGACGCCAAGCCGATGCTCTCGCCCAGCCAGGGGACCCACATCGTGGTGGACCGGCGCTTCCTGCCCGGCGACAGCGCCATCATGATCCCGCGCACCGACGACGGGCGGGTGCTGTTCGCGGTGCCCTGGCACGACCACGTGGTGATCGGCACGACCGACACCCCGGTCAGCGGGACCAGCTTCGAGCCGCGCCCCTTGGAAGAAGAGATCGATTTTATCCTGAACACCGCCGGACGCTACATGAACCCCGCCCCCACCCGCGCGGACGTGCTGAGCACCTACGCGGGCCTGCGCCCGCTGGTCAAACCCGCCGACAACGCCGACACCAAGGAAATCAGCCGCGACCACGTGATCCGGGTTTCGGAAGGCGGCCTGATCACCCTGACGGGCGGCAAGTGGACCACCTACCGCCGGATGGGCGAGGACACCGTGAACCGTGCCGAGCGCGTCGCGGGCCTGCCCGAACGCCTGACCGTCACGCCGGGCCTGCACCTGCACGGCTGGTCCGAGGAACCGCGCCCCGACCCCCTGCGGGTCTACGGCAGCGATGCCGAGCGGGTGGAGGCCCTGCCCGGCGCCGACCGCCAACTGCACCCCGAACTGCCCTACACCGAGGCGGAACTGCGCTGGGGCGTCCGTCACGAGAGCGCGCGGACCGTCGAGGACCTGCTGGCCCGCCGCACCCGCGCCCTGCTGCTGAACGCCCGCGCCAGCAGCGAGGCCGCCCCGCGCGCCGCCGCCATCCTGGCCGAAGAACTCGGGCAGGACGCCGCCTGGGCCGAAGCGCAGGCGCAGGCCTACCAGAACCTGGCCCAGGGCTACCAGCTCTGA
- the guaD gene encoding guanine deaminase, with protein MTLYRATFMHTPESPFTAPDALQVQEDGGLLVEDGRILASGPYAEVRANSPRAEVVDLRGGVLLPGFIDTHVHYPQVRVLGGLGMQLLEWLDKNTLPEEARLSDPTYARAVAREFLSALASNGTTTALVFGSHYASAMEVFFEEATRTGLRVVAGQVVSDRLLRPELHTTPERAYTEGKALIERWHGVGRALYAVTPRFALSASEALLDACGALMREFPDVRFTSHINENPREVQTVLELFPGARDYLDPYEQAGLVTHRSVLAHNVHPTDRELGVMAAHRCSAAHCPCSNSALGSGLFPLRRHLQAGVHVALGTDVGGGTGFSMLKEGLQAYFMQQLLGTAGVPLGPAHLLYLSTRAGAQALDLGDLTGDFGVGKAFDAVCLRPPEGTTLDTVLNHADSPERMLADLFTLGTQQDVAQVWVGGDPVYRRVPAGQEVGV; from the coding sequence ATGACGCTCTACCGCGCCACCTTCATGCACACCCCCGAGAGCCCCTTCACCGCGCCGGACGCCTTGCAGGTTCAGGAAGACGGCGGCCTGCTGGTCGAAGATGGCCGGATTCTCGCCAGTGGCCCCTACGCCGAGGTTCGCGCGAACTCTCCCCGCGCCGAGGTGGTGGACCTGCGCGGCGGTGTCCTGCTGCCCGGCTTCATCGACACCCACGTGCATTACCCCCAGGTGCGGGTGCTGGGCGGCCTGGGAATGCAACTGCTGGAATGGCTGGACAAGAACACGCTGCCGGAGGAGGCGCGGCTTTCGGACCCCACCTATGCCCGCGCCGTCGCCCGCGAGTTCCTGTCCGCCCTCGCCTCGAACGGCACCACGACCGCCCTGGTCTTCGGCAGCCACTACGCCTCCGCGATGGAGGTGTTCTTCGAGGAGGCCACCCGGACCGGCCTGCGGGTGGTCGCGGGGCAGGTCGTCTCCGACCGCCTGCTGCGCCCCGAACTGCACACCACCCCCGAGCGTGCCTACACTGAGGGCAAGGCCCTGATCGAACGCTGGCACGGCGTGGGGCGTGCCCTCTACGCCGTCACGCCGCGCTTCGCCCTGTCGGCCAGCGAGGCCCTCCTCGACGCCTGCGGGGCACTGATGCGCGAATTCCCTGACGTGCGCTTCACCAGCCACATCAACGAGAATCCGCGCGAAGTCCAGACCGTTCTGGAGCTGTTCCCCGGTGCCCGCGACTACCTCGACCCCTACGAGCAGGCCGGGCTGGTCACGCACCGCAGCGTGCTGGCGCACAACGTCCACCCGACCGACCGCGAACTGGGCGTGATGGCGGCCCACCGCTGCTCCGCCGCGCACTGCCCGTGCAGCAATTCGGCGCTGGGCAGCGGCCTGTTCCCGCTGCGGCGTCACCTCCAGGCGGGCGTTCACGTCGCGCTGGGGACCGACGTGGGCGGCGGCACCGGCTTCTCGATGCTCAAGGAAGGCTTGCAAGCCTACTTCATGCAGCAACTCCTCGGCACGGCGGGGGTGCCGCTCGGCCCCGCCCACCTGCTCTACCTGTCCACCCGGGCGGGCGCGCAGGCGCTCGACCTGGGGGACCTGACCGGTGACTTCGGGGTGGGGAAGGCGTTCGACGCCGTATGCCTGCGCCCGCCGGAAGGCACCACCCTTGATACCGTCCTGAACCACGCCGACAGCCCGGAACGGATGCTCGCCGACCTCTTCACCCTGGGCACCCAGCAGGACGTGGCCCAGGTCTGGGTGGGCGGCGACCCGGTATACCGCCGCGTGCCCGCCGGGCAGGAGGTGGGCGTCTGA
- a CDS encoding 8-oxoguanine deaminase, translated as MTSPPSQTLLRGIHTLLTMQGERQSPVPPIPGAAVLIEGERVRWVGPERDLPADWLTPDHHVRDLSGHVVLPGLINTHHHLYQNLTRCLVPDAGLFDWLRTLYPIWLRLTPEAAFVSAQVGLAELALSGCTTSSDHLYLYPNGVRLDDTIHAARETGLRFHATRGSMSLGESQGGLPPDRAVEREDDILRDSERVIAAFHDPAPLALTRVALAPCSPFSVTGDLMRESARLARSRGVRLHTHLAETADEDAFCLAKFGLRPLDYAESVEWLGPDVWFAHGVHFSPADAVRLGECGCGVAHCPSSNMRLASGIAPVRNLLEAGVKVALGVDGSASNDGAHLIGEARQALLSSRVRGAPGEAPRTADALTALEALWLATRGGAEVLGRDDVGQLAPGFAADLIAVDLRTLTFAGARHAPLAALTLCSPPRVALNMVGGRVIVEGSELVTLDLPPLLERHERLSRAMIEG; from the coding sequence ATGACGAGCCCCCCTTCCCAGACGCTGCTGCGCGGCATTCACACCCTGCTGACCATGCAGGGCGAACGTCAGTCCCCCGTCCCACCCATCCCAGGCGCCGCCGTGCTGATCGAGGGAGAGCGGGTGCGCTGGGTCGGCCCGGAGCGTGATCTGCCCGCCGACTGGCTGACCCCCGATCATCACGTCCGCGACCTGAGCGGCCACGTGGTCCTGCCCGGCCTGATCAACACCCACCACCACCTCTACCAGAACCTCACCCGCTGCCTGGTGCCCGACGCGGGGCTGTTCGACTGGCTGCGGACGCTGTACCCGATCTGGCTGCGCCTGACACCCGAGGCGGCCTTCGTGAGTGCCCAGGTCGGGCTGGCCGAACTCGCCCTCTCCGGTTGCACCACCAGCAGCGACCACCTGTACCTCTACCCCAACGGCGTGCGGCTGGACGACACCATCCACGCCGCCCGCGAAACCGGCCTGCGCTTCCACGCCACACGCGGCAGCATGAGCCTGGGGGAATCGCAGGGAGGTCTGCCGCCCGACCGCGCCGTGGAGCGTGAGGACGACATCCTGCGCGACAGCGAGCGGGTGATCGCGGCCTTTCACGACCCCGCGCCGCTGGCCCTGACGCGGGTGGCCCTGGCGCCCTGCTCGCCCTTCTCGGTGACGGGCGACCTGATGCGCGAGAGTGCCCGGCTGGCCCGCTCACGCGGCGTGCGGCTGCACACCCACCTGGCCGAAACTGCCGACGAGGACGCCTTTTGCCTGGCGAAGTTCGGCCTGCGCCCGCTCGATTACGCCGAATCGGTGGAATGGCTGGGGCCGGACGTGTGGTTCGCGCACGGCGTGCATTTCAGCCCGGCAGATGCTGTCCGGCTGGGCGAGTGTGGGTGCGGCGTCGCCCACTGCCCCAGCAGCAACATGCGCCTGGCGAGCGGGATCGCCCCGGTCAGGAATCTGCTGGAAGCCGGGGTGAAGGTGGCCCTCGGCGTGGACGGCAGCGCCAGCAACGATGGCGCTCACCTGATCGGGGAAGCGCGGCAGGCGCTGCTCTCGTCCCGCGTGCGTGGCGCGCCCGGCGAGGCCCCCCGAACGGCGGACGCGCTGACTGCCCTGGAAGCCCTCTGGCTCGCCACGCGGGGCGGGGCCGAGGTGCTGGGGCGGGACGACGTGGGGCAACTGGCCCCCGGGTTCGCCGCCGACCTGATCGCGGTGGATCTGCGGACCCTGACCTTCGCCGGAGCACGTCACGCTCCCCTCGCGGCGCTGACGCTGTGCAGCCCACCCCGCGTGGCCCTGAACATGGTCGGCGGGCGGGTGATCGTGGAGGGCAGCGAACTGGTCACGCTGGACCTGCCGCCGCTGCTGGAGCGCCACGAGCGCCTGAGTAGGGCGATGATTGAGGGCTGA
- the xdhC gene encoding xanthine dehydrogenase accessory protein XdhC: MNWLDAVQALSERGEAGVLVTVAAVRGHAPREAGAKMVVGPQQTWDSVGGGNLEATAVERARALLACGAGTPELLTLRLTDRAANEYGRQCCGGEVTLLLEPLRTARPNLAIFGVGHVGLALANILKTLPVNLHLIDSREAQLAPERLAGLEGDAARLHVHHAPIPEMALADLPAGTHLVIVTHDHAEDAALCDAALRRPDLGFIGLIGSKVKWVRFREQLQAVGHSEADLARITTPIGLPGIRGKSPPIIAISVAAQLQQVLEADATSTYSPVSPAPQRTS, from the coding sequence ATGAACTGGCTGGACGCGGTGCAGGCGCTCTCTGAAAGGGGAGAGGCGGGCGTGCTGGTCACCGTCGCGGCGGTGCGAGGCCATGCCCCGCGCGAGGCGGGCGCGAAGATGGTCGTCGGCCCGCAGCAGACCTGGGACAGTGTGGGCGGCGGCAATCTGGAAGCGACCGCCGTCGAACGTGCCCGCGCCCTGCTGGCCTGTGGGGCTGGCACGCCCGAACTCCTCACCCTGCGCCTGACCGACCGCGCCGCGAACGAGTACGGCCGCCAGTGCTGCGGCGGGGAGGTGACGCTTCTGCTCGAACCCCTCAGGACGGCCCGCCCCAACCTCGCCATCTTCGGCGTCGGTCACGTGGGCCTGGCGCTGGCGAACATCCTCAAGACGCTGCCGGTGAACCTCCACCTGATCGACTCGCGGGAGGCGCAGCTTGCCCCCGAGCGGCTGGCGGGGCTGGAGGGCGACGCGGCCCGCCTGCACGTCCACCACGCGCCGATTCCCGAGATGGCGCTGGCCGACCTGCCCGCCGGAACGCACCTCGTCATCGTGACCCACGACCACGCCGAAGATGCCGCCCTGTGTGACGCCGCGCTCCGCCGCCCCGACCTGGGCTTTATCGGGTTGATCGGGTCGAAGGTGAAGTGGGTGCGCTTCCGCGAGCAGCTTCAGGCGGTTGGACATTCGGAAGCGGACCTCGCCCGTATCACCACGCCCATCGGCCTTCCCGGCATTCGCGGTAAGAGTCCGCCCATTATCGCCATCAGCGTGGCCGCGCAGCTTCAGCAGGTGCTGGAAGCGGACGCCACTTCCACCTACTCTCCCGTTTCTCCCGCCCCCCAGAGGACTTCATGA